A region of the Ranitomeya variabilis isolate aRanVar5 chromosome 5, aRanVar5.hap1, whole genome shotgun sequence genome:
AATGAGTAGAATAGAAATGAGTGAATTAACCTCCCCAGGAAGAAGGTTTATTTTACATAATGCAGAAGATCTGGATGTCGGTGTTAATTCCCTGATAAGCTACAGCCTCAGTGAGAACCAGTATTTTGCTCTTGGAGAGAAGGTCAGCACTGATGGCAGTGTATTTCCAGAGCTGATACTAGAGAAACCTCTAGACCGAGAGACACAGAACAAGCATGAACTCATCCTCACAGCTTCTGATGGAGGAAATCCTGTACAGACAGGCACTGCCCTAATTAATATCATTATCACTGACTTCAATGATAATTCTCCAGTATTTACACAGGATGTATATAAAGTAAGTGTCAGAGAAAATATACCGGTGAATTCTacaattcttcaggtcagtgcaagTGATGAAGATGAAGGAGTCAATGCACAGATCACATACTCATTTAGCACCACAGCAAGTCATGTTCTTGATGCTTTTTCCATCAATCATAGAAGTGGAGAAATTAAAACAAAACGATATTTAGATTATGAAGTAACAAACTTCTTTGAAATTTTGGTGCATGCAGAAGATGGAGGGGGACTTCCTGCCAAAGCCAAGGTTCTAATAGAAGTTACAGATGAAAACGATAATGCTCCTGAAATATCCATAATGTCTATGCTGACTAAGATTCCTGAAGATTCTTCAATTGGAACTGTGATTGCACTAATTAAAGTTCATGATCGAGACTCAGGAGAAAATGGTGAAGTTCAATGTTTAATAACAGGGGATTTGCCATTTAAGCTAATATCATCAGCAAGTAACTTTTACAAAATTGTTACCAAAAATAATCTAGATAGAGAAAAAATATCATCGTACAACATCACAGTGCAAGCATCTGATAAAGGTTCTCCAGATCTGACATCAAAGAAAGTTTTTAGACTTGatatatcagatattaatgacAATGCTCCAGTGTTTGAGAAGTTGACTTACACTACATTCATATCAGAAAATAACATACTAGGAGCttcaatatttagcattcaagctAGAGATCGGGACAGTGAAGATAATGCTAAAATATCCTATTCTCTAATGTCTAGAAGTAAAAATGAACCTTTGTCTCCCTACATCTCAATGAATCCGGTAACAGGCGTCATTTATGCTCAACAGTCTTTTGATTATGAGAAGCACAGAGAATTTAATATCCAAATTATTGCCAGAGACAATGGATCTCCATCTCTGAACAGCAGTACAATGCTAAGAATATGTATAGTAGACCAGAATGATAATTCTCCTGTCATTCTGTACCCATCACCAGAGGCTGATAGCTCAACATTTGAGATGGTTCCTTGGACCTCTGAACAAGGCTCTTTAGTATCTAAGGTGGTGGCAGTGGACACTGACTCTGGACACAATGCCTGGTTGTCTTACTTTCTACAATCTTCAGAGCCATCACTCATCACCATTGACCAGCACACAGGAGAGATCAGGACATCACGTGGATTTCACGAAAAAGACATCATGAAACATGGAATTGTGGTTCTAGTAAAAGACAATGGGATTCCCTCCCGCTCAGCTTCAGTCACTCTAACCATGGTGATTGCTGATCATTTTCATCAGTTTCTTCCTGAGCTGAGCAGTCCGTCTAACAAAGAAGAATCTCACTCCACCCTACAATTCTACTTGGTAATCGCTTTGGCACTCATTTCCTTTTTCTTCATGTTGACTGTGATTATTGCAGCTATCTCCAAATATAAAGAGTCTAAATCTTCATTTGGTTCCTTGAGTACAAGTCTATATCCACAGCTAGATCCAAGATTTATTTCCCAATTCAACCCTGGGACATTACCTCTGCCATATTCCTATGATGTTTGTGTAACTCTGGATCCAAGTGAGCAAGAATTTGCTTTCTTAGAAACCCAACACAATGTTCCTGTGGACAGTCTAATCGATGCCAATGTCTCAGAGATGAAAAGTGAGAGTGAAACTATCATAGGACAggtattatattttatatatacagtatgttttctcattattttataactttttatttttaaagagGTATTAAAGTAACTAAGTTTTTGTATTTTATAAACAGATAGTTTTAACTGTTTGTACAATATATGTTTTATAATACAGTCTTACATGTGCCAAATTGTAGTTTCAATGAAAACTATTTTAGCACAAAAATTAAAGAGGATTTACTGTTTTGCACCCGAAAAGAAATCCCAATGTATCAAGCAAGGGGAGAGAAAATAAAACTATTCTAGCTCTGTGAAATTGTGTGCCAGTTGGAAGCTCAAAATATCATTTTGATTCACTTGTTAATAACAAGAGTGATAGGTTACATCTCATGAGTTTCTTCAGAGCTGCTAACTGCCTGAGAGGGATTATGTGATGCACCAAATTTCTCAACTTTAGTCCTTCATATTCAACTTATCACTTGGCTCTGACATGGGTGCACTTATATTCACAAGTACTGTAAGTCTGTTAGTGCAAATTAAAGCTGAAAATATTTTAATAAGTCTGTTTTACTAACAGGTttacatattttataagtgttggGTCAGACACTAACAAGTTACAGATATCTGGCCAGATATACACAGGATACAGGGAATTCTGGTTCTAGACTCCTCTTATAACTCTCCAGAAGGTGTCATTTGTAAGTTGTGTTATGTCCTGAGAAAGGGACAGCCTAAAAATTCAATTTTTCTCTAGATATGAGTGGTTTTAGTTTGCACCCTTACAGGGAATGGCATACTATTGGTGCAGCATGTCCAGCCGAACAGGGGCCCAAAAAATAAGGGGTCCCACATCTAGCTgcaaattgtgcattatgatgaattactagactgcaaagggcccatatattgaacTTGCACAGCATCCCTCTTCTAGTATTAGATTATATTGAGAGTATATATCAAAAAACAATTGAAAGGCGACTCGATTTCCTCAGATCCTTATGCAATTAATGGAGCAGAGGTCAAACATCCATATCTCTACAATGCTAAACTAAAGACAGGCCAGATTCTGGGATGCAGACCCTTGATCTTAGGATTTCAGGAGTCCCAGCAGTTGGATCCCATTTGATCATTAAGTTACACTATCCTTTTAAAATGATATGTGTGCTTACAGTTAACCAATATGCATAagattttttatatgcaaaatcttaatatatacttaccttgtaatgtcttcacatcctgttccgtccagatgtgtccggatcccagaattccaagtggcagaagttcaccgactgccatattgggacacccaagtgatggatgtctcagtatggaaactgctggtggtaccagacttttgcacggtaccaccagcggaacaccgtcgcaccacacacacacacactgtatacaccatatgtaccacacacacatacaaacacacactgtatatgccgtacgcaccacacacacactgtatacatcataggcaccacacacgcacacacactgtatacgccgtacgcagcctcttgtgtggtaccaccagcGTAACGCTGTCGCGAACATCCCGTcactgggatcagccaaatgattcactgaccaccaccatctttgtacagggggagcgcatgcacagttttaatgtggccgccactatctgtctgcaaagacgtctatgacgccggtatagttcaatgcaatgatggaggagagagcgtctgctgttgctccctctcccatcattccccgctctgcctctgacactgcgggtgcgtgatgatgtcatatcattgcacacctgctgtgtcccgggcagactgcagccgccgagacagcagcagggagcagcgcgggcaagaggaaaggtgaggagagtgttttttctttaactggactgtggggccattatctggagggggagagatgagatgtgggctgtgctgtatataccactgtgtgggctgtgctgtatactactacatgggctgtgctgtatactactacgtgggctgtgctgtatactactacgcgggctgtgcggtatactactatgcgggctgtgctgtatactactacgcgggctgtgctgtatactactatgcgggctgtgctatattatgcaggctgtgctatgtactatgcaagctgtgctatatactatgcgggctttgatatatactatgggtggtatattatattctatgggggaggccgtgttatatactatgtggctgtgttatatactattgcgggggtatattatattctatgggggaggctgtgttatatactatggagtggtatattatattctatggggaggctgtcttatatactatggggggctgcattatattctatgggggctacattatatattatggggaggtgggctgtattagattctatggggggctgtattagattttatgagggatgattgcatcatactctttgatgaggctgcattatattctatggggaggtgggctgtattctattctattcggggctacattatattctatggggggctgtattatatttatattctatgaggggtgattgcatcaaactctatggggggctgcattatattctatggggggttacattatactctggggtggctgcattatgctctgaggtggctgcattaaactctgtagggtggtggctgcattatactgtatgtgggctgcattatactgtatcaaagactatggggaatacgttatactatatgaagaactattgggtgcattatactatgggaagtgaattgtactacatggatgactatgacggtgcattatactatatggagcactatgaggagtgtattatgctctatggaggactgagcagtatattttaatatatggaggaatatagggagtgcattatactatatggaggactgtggtgcacattataatatatggaggactatggggtgtattttactaaacaagtaaaatgctgcatattcagattgtttttgccggaacagaaatccttgttctcagcagcacatcaccggtgtaaactgtagatgtgctgctgataacatgatactgtatggtgatctcttagtgatcgttctgtcccatcattctttctcagatggtggaaagaggccgggaaacaagcgttgaacaacttcagtattgtcgatcaaactcatttaaccgcctgagatcagcgcatgtaaatacaaccgaaatgcttttgtgtgatgtgcaatatgttagcatttggggccccattttaaactttgcctagggccccactttgcctaaaaccggccctgcctacaagtgtacaaagatattataaagtcaccatgtgacaagtgggcctgtgtaacttcaaatgccagggctgaattttagtcccagtccggccctgtctggtGGGTGCATATGTGTCTTTGTTCCTCTCTTCAGGGGGCATCCCTAATACACAACCCTGTAAACAGGCTGGAGACTGGGCTTCTGAAACATTCTTCATCCTTTGAGCCACATGTAGCAAATGTTTAAGGGGAGGTTGTGAACACTTCTGCCAATCCAGGGGGCTGATCCCAGGAgaggtagaacaataagccacatgTTTAGTAAAGGAGTTGGTACAGTGAAGTTGAGATCTGGTTGTATGTATGGATAGCCTATGAAGATTGGAGATTGGTTGGCAGCTGTAGTTGGATGCCCGTTGTATGGTCATGGTATCTTTTGTTTGGATTTGAGGAACTATCCTAAGGACTGTTTCCGACTGGAGCCGGATACACGTGCTACGATCATGGAATCTGTTATCTGGAGGAACATGGACAGTGACTACAGACTATAGAGgcaggagatacaaaagctgtgggccaaccaaaagttgggagacagtgggtattgcCTGGTACGGGGGCAGTGGAACAATCAGTTCTGGGTTGGTATCTTGTGGACTGGGGGACATTGCATTGTTGCAAACTACCTTGAATTGCTTAGTGCCCTTGGCCTCTTTATCAATCTAAATAGATAACATAACTGTGGAAGTAAATTGACACACATGAAAAGTATATAGATGGAGGCAGTGAATAGTCTAGATTTATAAGTGTGCAGATGGGTGCATCATATATCCGAAAATTCACTGAATAATACTTGACacttttaatgaatctaaatttcaCAAACTTCTATTTTAAAAATGTGAACTGTTGCACAAGCTAAGAGATGAGAACTATTCATGAGCATACTGTATAAGAAAAAGTGCAGCAGAGTTTTGAAAGTTTTTATGTTATCCAATGAAACCAGAATCCTGATTATATATCCAAAATATTATTTTTGTCTGACACTTGAAATTTTTTCAATACGTTTTGGATGAAATTGTTGATGCATTTAAGTTTAATTTGCGTCCTTGGCAGCACACTTATGATTATGTAGTGAAGAGGTTTAAAGATAACAAATAGACATAAAAACCACATAAGAGCAAAGGTTTAGACAATTTAGGACATAAAGAGatttaaagataaaaaaaactAGACATAAAAAACCATAAAAGCAGAGGTTTAAATAATATAGGACATTTCTTAGCTCACCATAGTAATATCTTTATGACATCTTTGAAATTCAATTTAGGAAAAAATGGAAGTGGATCTTGGTTATTAATATCACAGCAAGATAAGTTAAGCATAGTAAAGCCTTGatgtaataaaatacaaaaaacaaagaaTCTAAGCAATAACAGTCATGTTTGTTGCTTGTGTCTTATAATAATGAGAAGTATTACAGTTATAGATATATATAAAGGTCTCAATGAGATATAACATCATCTAAAATAACGCAAAGACAGTATTGTTAGTTTATCATttgcattaataaaaaaaaactaatactAAGCAAATTTACCAGAGAAAAAATAGCagttataattattttttaaaaatgtttttctttaaaaCATTTCCACCATAAATATGTAATATACAACCTTGTAAAGTTGTTTCTAATGCTGCAGTTCCTCATATTGGCCTCAGAGCGCCGCTGTTCACCAATAAAGAAAATATTCTGTAAATCCAGAATCGCCTCCATGATGCAGACAGTGTTCAACTGCAAGAAGAAATACACAGCATTTCACACTGGGATGTGCCAGGTACAGGACTCAGAAAGAAGACGGATTATTTTCTGCTGGATTATAAATATAAGAAGGATTTTTACCATTATATTTCTGTGAGAAGAAGGATGGCTGGATTACAACTGCAGGAAGGACAATCAGTGCAAGGACTCAGATGGCAAGTAATATTTCCCTTCTTATTTTCCTGGCTGTGTCATTCAGTCTCTGGTCAGATTCATTATTCCATTAATGAAGAATTAAGAAAAGGTTCTATTGTGGGAAATCTAGCAAAGGATCTTGAATTAAATGTTAAGGATCTCTCCAGAAGGAAATTACGTATTGTGTTTAAAATCTCAGACAAATATTTTAATATAAACCTGAATAATGGAAACCTGTACATTGCTGATAGGATAGACAGGGAGACATTGTGCAGAGCTGCAGCTGATTGTGTCCTTACATTTGATGCTGTGGTGGAAAATCCACTAAATATTTTTAACATTCAGATTCATGTTCAAGATATAAATGACAATTCTCCTACATTTCTTCATGACACAATTAGAATAGAAATGAGTGAGTCTACCTCCCCAGGAAGAAAAATTATATTACAAAAATCAGAAGATCTGGATGTCGGTGTTAATTCCCTGATAAGCTACAGACTCAGTGAGAACCAGTATTTTGCTCTTGGAGAGAAGGTCAGCACTGATGGCAGTGTATTTCCAGAGCTGATACTAGAGAAACCTCTAGACCGAGAGACACAGAACAAGCATGAACTCATCCTCACAGCTTCTGATGGAGGAAATCCTGTACAGACAGGCACTGCCCTAATTAATATCATTATCAGTGATATCAATGATAATTCTCCAGTATTTACACAGGATGTATATAAAGTAAGTGTCAGAGAAAATATACCGGTGAATTCAACAATTCTGCAGGTCAGTGCAAGTGATGAAGATGAAGGAGTCAATGCACAGATCACTTACTCATTTACCAacacagaaaaaagtatttttgaaACTTTTAATATAAATCCCAATAATGGTGAAATAAATATTAAAGGACAATTAGATTATGAAGTGTCAAGAATGTATGACATTTCTGTACAAGCCATGGATGG
Encoded here:
- the LOC143776626 gene encoding protocadherin gamma-B1-like isoform X1, which codes for MLQFPILASERRCSPIKKIFCKSRIASMMQTVFNCKKKYTAFHTGMCRVQDSERRRIIFCWIINIRRIFTIIFLVRSRMAGLQLQEGQSVQGLRWQVIFPFLFSWLCHSVSGQIHYSINEELRKGSIVGNLAKDLELNVKDLSRRKLRIVSEISEKYFNINPDNGNLYIADRIDRETLCRAAADCVLTFDAVVENPLNVFSIKINIKDINDNPPTFIHEMSRIEMSELTSPGRRFILHNAEDLDVGVNSLISYSLSENQYFALGEKVSTDGSVFPELILEKPLDRETQNKHELILTASDGGNPVQTGTALINIIITDFNDNSPVFTQDVYKVSVRENIPVNSTILQVSASDEDEGVNAQITYSFSTTASHVLDAFSINHRSGEIKTKRYLDYEVTNFFEILVHAEDGGGLPAKAKVLIEVTDENDNAPEISIMSMLTKIPEDSSIGTVIALIKVHDRDSGENGEVQCLITGDLPFKLISSASNFYKIVTKNNLDREKISSYNITVQASDKGSPDLTSKKVFRLDISDINDNAPVFEKLTYTTFISENNILGASIFSIQARDRDSEDNAKISYSLMSRSKNEPLSPYISMNPVTGVIYAQQSFDYEKHREFNIQIIARDNGSPSLNSSTMLRICIVDQNDNSPVILYPSPEADSSTFEMVPWTSEQGSLVSKVVAVDTDSGHNAWLSYFLQSSEPSLITIDQHTGEIRTSRGFHEKDIMKHGIVVLVKDNGIPSRSASVTLTMVIADHFHQFLPELSSPSNKEESHSTLQFYLVIALALISFFFMLTVIIAAISKYKESKSSFGSLSTSLYPQLDPRFISQFNPGTLPLPYSYDVCVTLDPSEQEFAFLETQHNVPVDSLIDANVSEMKSESETIIGQQGQPNTDWRFTQAQRPGPSGAQQPPEEAGVWPNNQFETERLQAMILASANEAAEGGAAVAGGTGTMGLSARYGPQFTLQHVPDYRQNIYIPGTTSTLTNAAGKRDGKAGAPSGNKKKSGKKEKK